The genomic window GCACAACGTGCCGTTCGTCGCGCTCGGTGCCGGTCTGCTGTGGTTCGGCTGGTTCGGCTTCAACGCCGGCTCCGAACTGACCGCCGACGCCGTCACCGGTCTCGCCTTCATCAACACCCAGCTCGCGACCGCTGCCGCGGTTCTCGGCTGGCTGATCGTCGAGAAGATCCGCGACGGCAAGCCGACCCTGGTCGGTGCTTCCTCCGGTGCTATCGCCGGTCTGGTCGCCATCACCCCGGCCTGTGCCTTCGTGACTCCCTGGGCTGCGACTCTGCTGGGCCTGCTCGCCGGTGTCGTCTGTGCTCTGGCGATCTCGCTGAAGTACAAGTTCGGCTTCGACGACTCGCTCGACGTGGTCGGCGTGCACTTCGTCGGCGGCTGGATCGGCTGCCTTTGGATCGGCCTCTTCGGCACCAGCGACGTGAACGCGCTGGTCTCCAACGAGGGCCTGTTCTACGGTGGCGGCGTCAATCAGCTCGGCATTCAGGCGCTCAGCGCCCTGATCGTCACGGTCTACTCGTTCGTCGTCGCCTTCATCCTGGGCTTCGTGATCAACAAGACCATCGGCTTCCGTCTCGACAAGGACGCCGAGATCGACGGTATCGACCTGGCCGAGCACGCCGAGAGCGCCTACGACACCACCCCCTCCGGTGGTGGCAGCGGTGGCGGTGCCTTCGCGATGGCCGGCATCAAGCCGGGCGCCGCGACTTCGGCCGAGGATGACACCCCGGTCAGCGAGAAGATCTCCGGTTAAGTTCTGATGGCTGCACCGATGGAAGGACTGAGCATGAAGCTGGTGACCGCAGTCATCAAGCCCTACCAGCTCGACGCGGTGAAAGAGGCTCTGCACGCCCTGGGCGTCGCCGGCCTCACCGTGAGCGAGGTACAGGGATACGGCCGTCAGAAGGGCCACACCGAGGTGTACCGGGGTGCCGAGTACACCGTCGAGTTCCTCCCGAAGATCAAGGTCGAGGTGCTGACCGACGAGATCGACGTCGACAAGATCGTCGACGCGGTCGTCACCGCCTCCCGTACCGGCAAGATCGGTGACGGAAAGGTCTGGGTGACCGGAGTGGAAGAGGTCATCCGGGTCCGTACCGGCGAGCGCGGCCTCGACGCCCTCTGATCCGATGACGAACCCGTTGAGTGAGCCGCCGGCCCCGCCCGCACGTCCGGCAGCGGGCGGCTCACTCGGCGAACTGAAGGACCACATCGGTTCCGCCGCCCGCGACGAGCGGGCGGCGGCGCTCGATGTCTGGCTGAAAGCCCTCTTCCCGTCCCACCTGCCCGGCGTCAGCCTGATCGCGGTCGGTGGGCTCGGCCGGCGCGACTGCGCCCCCTACAGCGACCTCGACCTGGTGCTTCTGCACAACGGCACTGCCGGGATCGACCGGATCGCCTCCGCACTCTGGTACCCGATCTGGGACGCCCGCCTCGGGCTGGACCACTCGGTGCGTACCATCCCCGAAGCCCTGTCCGTCGCCCACGACGACGTGAAGGTCTCCCTGGGCCTGCTCGACGCCCGGCACGTCGCCGGTGACGCCGTACTCTCCGCCGAGCTGATCGCCGCGGTCGCCGACCAGTGGCGCCGGACCGCGGTCCGCTCGATGCCCCAGCTTCGCGAGATCACCACCAGCCGGTGGACCAGCCACGGCGAACTCGCCTTCCTGCTCGAAGGCGACCTCAAGGAAGCCTGCGGCGGCCTGCGCGACACCACCCTGCTGCGCGGCATCGGCCGGGCCGGCATCGCCGACACCATGCGCCCCGCGGTCCGCGCCGCCACCCTGCGCCTGCTCGACACCCGCGACGCCCTGCACCTGGCCGTCGGCCGCCGGGTGGACCGGCTGGTCGCCCAGGAGCGCAAGGCCGTCGCCGACCTGCTCGACATCGAGGACCCGGACACCCTGCTGCGCCGGGTGTCCGGAGACGCCCGGACGATCGCGCACGCCGTGGACGACGCCTGGCGGGCCGTCGACCGGCTGCGCAGTCGCCGCCGCGCCGGACCGGGCACCCCGTCCAGCCGCCGCCCGGTCGCCCGCGACGTCGTCGAACAGGACGGCGAACTGGTTCTTGCCCGGACCGCGATCGGCCCGGTCCCGGACCCCAGCCTGTCCCTGCGGGTGGCCGCCGCGGCCGCCATCGTCCGGCTGCCGATCGCCCGCGCCACCAGCGAATGGCTCGCCTCGTTCTGCCCGCCGCTGCCCACCCCGTGGCCGTCCGCCGCCCGGGCCGCGCTGGTCTCGCTGCTCGGCTCCGGCGCGGGCCTGCTGCCCACCTGGGAGACCTGCGACCGGTACGGGCTGATCGACGCGTGGCTCCCCGAGTGGGCCCGGATGCGCAGCCTTCCGCAGCACCACCCGATCCACCGCTACACCCTCGACCGCCACCTGGTGCAGGCCGCCTACGAGGCCACCTCCTACACCCGAGAGGTGGACCGGCCCGACCTGCTGCTGATCGGCGCCTTCCTGCACGACGTCGGCAAGGGCCTGCCCGGCGACCACAGCATCGTCGGCGCCCCGATCGCGGCCGCCATCGCCGCCCGGATCGGCCTGCCACCCGCCGACGTGGACACCGTGGAGAAGATGGTCCGGCTGCACCTGCTGCTGCCGGACGTGGCGACCCGCCGCGACCTGAGCGACCCGAAGACCATCACCGCCGTCGCCGACGCGGTCGGTGACACCCAGACCCTGCACCTGCTACACGCTCTGGCCCGCGCCGACTCGCACGCCACCGGCCCGGCCGCCTGGTCGGACTGGAAAGGCCGGCTGATGGCCGAACTGGTCGACCGGGTGCACACCCGGCTCGACACCGGCGCACTGCCGGAACCGCCCGAACCCGACCCGGAACTGCTCGACGGCGCGCTGCCGGCGGTGCACCTGGACGGCGACCGGGTGGCGGTGGCCGCCGCCGACCGGCGGGGACTGCTCGCCGGAGTGGCGGCCTGCCTGGCGATGCACCGGCTCGACGTGGTCGCCGCGAACACGATCACCGTGGACGAGCGGGCGATCGTCGAGTTCTACACCCAGCCACGCTACGGATCCCCGTACGATCCGGTCGCTCTCGCCGCCGACCTGCGCCGAGTAGGCGCCGGGGACGTCTCGGTGACTCAGCGGGTCCGCGCCCGCGCGATGAGCGCCCGCGGCGGGACCGCCTCGCCCCGGGTGGTCTGGCAGCGGGACATCGCCACCGACGCGGTCGTCCTCGAATTGCGTGCCGCCGACTCACCCGGCCTGCTCTACCGGGTCACCCACGCGCTCGACGAAGCCGGCGCGGAGATCCGGGCGGCCCGCATCTCCACTCTCGGCAGTGACGTGGTGGACGTGTTCTACCTGGTCGGCGCCTGGGCCTCG from Actinoplanes derwentensis includes these protein-coding regions:
- a CDS encoding P-II family nitrogen regulator is translated as MKLVTAVIKPYQLDAVKEALHALGVAGLTVSEVQGYGRQKGHTEVYRGAEYTVEFLPKIKVEVLTDEIDVDKIVDAVVTASRTGKIGDGKVWVTGVEEVIRVRTGERGLDAL
- a CDS encoding [protein-PII] uridylyltransferase; this translates as MTNPLSEPPAPPARPAAGGSLGELKDHIGSAARDERAAALDVWLKALFPSHLPGVSLIAVGGLGRRDCAPYSDLDLVLLHNGTAGIDRIASALWYPIWDARLGLDHSVRTIPEALSVAHDDVKVSLGLLDARHVAGDAVLSAELIAAVADQWRRTAVRSMPQLREITTSRWTSHGELAFLLEGDLKEACGGLRDTTLLRGIGRAGIADTMRPAVRAATLRLLDTRDALHLAVGRRVDRLVAQERKAVADLLDIEDPDTLLRRVSGDARTIAHAVDDAWRAVDRLRSRRRAGPGTPSSRRPVARDVVEQDGELVLARTAIGPVPDPSLSLRVAAAAAIVRLPIARATSEWLASFCPPLPTPWPSAARAALVSLLGSGAGLLPTWETCDRYGLIDAWLPEWARMRSLPQHHPIHRYTLDRHLVQAAYEATSYTREVDRPDLLLIGAFLHDVGKGLPGDHSIVGAPIAAAIAARIGLPPADVDTVEKMVRLHLLLPDVATRRDLSDPKTITAVADAVGDTQTLHLLHALARADSHATGPAAWSDWKGRLMAELVDRVHTRLDTGALPEPPEPDPELLDGALPAVHLDGDRVAVAAADRRGLLAGVAACLAMHRLDVVAANTITVDERAIVEFYTQPRYGSPYDPVALAADLRRVGAGDVSVTQRVRARAMSARGGTASPRVVWQRDIATDAVVLELRAADSPGLLYRVTHALDEAGAEIRAARISTLGSDVVDVFYLVGAWASEDERERVRAAVLAAV
- a CDS encoding ammonium transporter, whose amino-acid sequence is MPEPTIDTGNTAWLLISSAIVLLMTPGLALFYGGLNRSKGVLNMIMMSFSAMGLISILWFFYGFSLAFGSDTASVIGNVGDYLGTKTFLAEGDLWGATAENPSGTGIPLYVFMAFQMMFAIITVALISGAISDRAKFGGWLVFAGAWATLVYFPVAHWVWGGGFIGAGLGALDFAGGTAVHINAGAAALALVLVLGKRVGWPREAMKPHNVPFVALGAGLLWFGWFGFNAGSELTADAVTGLAFINTQLATAAAVLGWLIVEKIRDGKPTLVGASSGAIAGLVAITPACAFVTPWAATLLGLLAGVVCALAISLKYKFGFDDSLDVVGVHFVGGWIGCLWIGLFGTSDVNALVSNEGLFYGGGVNQLGIQALSALIVTVYSFVVAFILGFVINKTIGFRLDKDAEIDGIDLAEHAESAYDTTPSGGGSGGGAFAMAGIKPGAATSAEDDTPVSEKISG